One segment of Patescibacteria group bacterium DNA contains the following:
- a CDS encoding 50S ribosomal protein L35, which yields MPKIKSKQSIAKRFKITKKKKVIKRSTGQNHFNARETGKTKRAKRSDVSLQGKQTAANIRRLLPYN from the coding sequence ATGCCTAAAATCAAGAGCAAGCAATCTATTGCTAAAAGATTCAAAATCACCAAAAAGAAGAAGGTTATCAAGCGTTCCACCGGTCAAAACCACTTTAACGCTAGAGAAACCGGCAAGACCAAACGCGCCAAAAGATCAGACGTTTCTTTGCAGGGCAAACAAACAGCGGCCAATATCCGCCGTCTTTTACCGTATAATTAA